The Balearica regulorum gibbericeps isolate bBalReg1 chromosome 12, bBalReg1.pri, whole genome shotgun sequence genome includes a region encoding these proteins:
- the WDR93 gene encoding WD repeat-containing protein 93, with amino-acid sequence MAVYIRTHPLEIPPPSEKDWLKEDEEDFFLQDPDRKHDALPQPFRMINKLVMLAFENAMEIIERKEMLQEAQKLKVQPTKCFPIAEFQVTGRANCLAVSGKYIFVGLSVGLAAFRVSDYKEICAWDAVKTEICAIHISDLGNECHVLLAVDEMGLVWLFCFHKESFLLIKVLNEIEDISKRSACVEVVLSPGGDYTGVMLQGNTKAWLEIYRLPKDSWLKETEKNPGAAAGLACRERRSSWTSAKSLELHGDGSAEMESPVSANRADAKLSLPVLLLKVKPPRPITGSSFKSPLDALKKVDDGSMLGLGYNHLIKNSQWEQQEAIFRSTYQEYLEAEGERESKEEIPRHATFHFLLPSQILQVGPEMKVQPDVPAGISVHWDGSHNLCLYLLNRPLKEKVDYDPKPDVVWPCAAPIACSAVSSCSRYLALACEDATITIWDKHLGYPLSVTAILEERHIRSIHFLRSSVAASDETPCPGTDPACPIVQLLVLCTDSSFYLVKAPRAGNSSIVLLADRPEDPNLAVSAVVPVLAFPSAALVFSWDGTVSLMNTTLRIVYCFSTPPSHAVGSPWQPVFTVDSANWCLLLRGDKQQAAGALAQSRASHSTIFIFDFNSYPLMEAFPKEPYLPPKSLQNLPLIERCNIFLRDRQQSLLGLREQLPKYWSRLQAQAAAMDKERQKGKGQKKL; translated from the exons ATGGCTGTGTATATCCGGACGCATCCCCTGGAGATTCCTCCACCATCTGAAAAGGACTGGCTAAAGGAAGACGAGGAAGATTTCTTCCTGCAGGATCCCGATCGGAAGCATGATGCTTTGCCTCAGCCCTTCAGGATGATCAACAAACTAGTGATGCTGGCTTTTGAGAATGCTATGGAAATCATTGAAAGAAAGGAGATGCTGCAAGAAGCGCAGAAACTAAAGGTCCAGCCCACAAAATGCTTTCCTATAGCTGAATTCCAG GTAACTGGAAGAGCCAATTGCCTTGCAGTGTCTGGAAAATACATCTTTGTTGGTCTGTCCGTGGGTCTGGCTGCCTTCAGGGTGTCTGACTATAAGGAGATCTGTGCTTGGGATGCAGTCAAGACGGAGATTTGTGCCATCCATATTTCGGATTTGGGGAATGAGTGCCACGTCCTGCTTGCTGTGGATGAAATGG GGCTTGTctggcttttctgctttcacaaGGAAAGCTTCCTACTCATTAAAGTCCTAAATGAAATA GAGGATATCAGCAAGAGAAGTGCTTGTGTGGAGGTGGTGCTGTCCCCAGGAGGTGATTACACAGGAGTCATGCTGCAAGGCAA CACAAAAGCTTGGCTGGAGATCTACCGATTGCCTAAGGATTCCTGGctgaaggagacagaaaagaacccaggagctgcagcagggctggcttgcagggagaggaggtCAAGTTGGACATCTGCG AAAAGTCTGGAGCTGCATGGAGATGGTTCTGCAGAGATG gaGTCTCCTGTGTCTGCAAACAGAGCTGATGCAAAGCTAAgtctcccagtgctgctgctgaaagtgAAGCCACCCAGACCCATTACAG GCAGTAGTTTTAAAAGCCCTTTAGATGCCTTGAAGAAAGTAGATGATGGCAGCATGCTTGGCCTGGGGTACAATCACCTAATCAAGAACTCCCAGTGGGAGCAGCAGGAAGCAATCTTCCGCAGCACTTATCAGGAGTATCTGGAGGCGGAGGGTGAGAGAGAGAGCAAGGAGGAAATCCCCAG acatgctacttttcattttctcctgcctAGCCAGATCCTACAGGTGGGACCTGAAATGAAAGTACAGCCAG ATGTTCCAGCTGGCATCAGTGTGCACTGGGATGGAAGCCACAATCTCTGCTTGTACTTACTTAACCGTCCACTCAAGGAGAAAGTGG ATTATGATCCAAAACCTGATGTTGTGTGGCCATGTGCAGCTCCAATTGCATGCTCGGCTGTCAGCTCCTGCTCCAGGTACCTGGCACTGGCATGTGAAGATGCAACAATAACTATTTGGGATAAACACCTAG gATACCCACTGTCTGTGACTGCCATTCTAGAGGAACGTCACATCCGTAGCATCCACTTCCTGCGGAGTTCTGTAGCTGCCAGCGATGAGACACCTTGCCCTGGTACAGATCCTGCCTGTCCCATCGTGCAGCTTCTAGTGCTGTGTACAGACAGCTCTTTCTATTTGGTGAAAGCACCCAGGGCTGGGAATTCCAGCATCGTGCTCCTGGCAGACAG GCCTGAAGATCCAAATCTTGCTGTCAGCGCAGTGGTGCCTGTCCTGGCATTCCCCAGTGCA GCCCTGGTCTTCTCCTGGGATGGCACAGTGTCCCTGATGAACACCACATTACGGATTGTTTACTGCTTCAGTACTCCACCTTCTCATGCTGTAGGATCTCCCTGGCAGCCAGTGTTCACAGTGGATAGTGCGAACTGGTGCCTGCTGCTTCGAG GAGAtaagcagcaggcagcaggtgcGTTggcacagagcagagccagTCACAGCACCATCTTCATTTTTGACTTCAACTCCTACCCACTGATGGAGGCTTTCCCAAAGGAACCATATTTGCCTCCCAAATCCTTGCAGAACCTGCCATTGATTGAGAGATGTAACATTTTCTTACGTGATAG gcagcagagcctgctggGACTCAGGGAGCAGTTGCCCAAGTACTGGAGTCGGCTGCAGGCACAAGCAGCTGCCATGGacaaagaaagacagaaagggaagggacAGAAGAAGCTGTAG